CAGATTCTAATAGAACGGACAGCCGCTGTGTTTGCTCCACTTGCTCGTCGGTATCGCGTAAAACCGTCTGCAACGTTTCGGCCATATGGTTTGTGCTTGCGGAGAGCTCGTTTAATTCTCCGCGGTCAGAGACTTTACTTCTAGCCGTAAAATCGCGGGTTTCCAATAGTTTAATCTGGGACTTAATTTTGGAAATGTTTTCGTAAATTCGGTTGAAGAAACGAGCTGTTGTGAAGAACAGCGCAATCAACCCAATTAGCCCAAAGACGATGAGGACCATGGACAGGCGGTAGATTGGTTGGCTCATTCTGTCATAGTTTAAGGCGACATACAGAACATCACCATCGTTGATGGGTACAAACATCTTGTATACGCGATGGCCATCTTCTCGCTCCACATAAGAAACTTTCTCTGGTTTCGACACCATCTCTTTGAGTGAATCGGTATCTCTCTGGTTGCGATACGTGTACTTTCCGAAAATAACTTGTTTCAAAGGAGGGTATATTTTGGTCGCCAGTGTTGGATTCGCAAACACCTTTGGATTTAACACGGCCATCTCGTCAATATTGGGATTGGTTTTTTCCATTTCGTTAATCCACGAATTTGCGCCAACGGATTTGGTGAATTGATTGACTTCGTCCGCTTGTATATAGGGATCGATAATATAGTTTGTGCCGGGTGGATGATAGTAAGCGTACTTGAAAAATGCGGGCGTGCCCGTGTGCGATTGAGACTGCGCAATCGGCAGAACGACGAGATTGGGCGCGGAATACGTCGCGCCTGGCATCGCCACGTCGGCTCCGTTTAGCAGTGCTTCTCCAAGTTTTAAATAGCCTACTTTTTGAAAGCTAAAGCCAATCTCTGCTGCGTCAGTGGATTGAACGCCGACGATGTCGTTCGCCTGTTTGGCGAAGAGGGTGATGCCGGATAACCCGAGTTGTTGACAGATGTCTTTTAGCTCGGTTTGGGAGACCTGTGTAACGTCTTTTCCGGCCAGTAATGTAGCAATATACTTCGAATATGTGCTCATCCGAAGGTCAATTTGATGCTCAATGCCACTCGAGGCTAGGTCGGTTTCAGAGATTTGCATGCGAATCCCTTGTGTCACCAAATTGGCTTGGTCTTGAATTTCGACATTGACGTGTTTGTTCATAAAATAAATTTGAACGAACCCCGATATCAGACCAATAATCAGTAGCAGGGATAGTGTATTCCTCAGAAATTGTTGGCGTAATGAATTGGCCACCTTTACCATACGTGTGCCCCCAAATTAAAGCGTTCAATCTTTGGCGTTGTACCACTGGATGGCGAGTTTTCGAATTTCACCCAGTTTGTAATTACAGCAATGCATTTCATCCGGGTATTCAATCATTTGTTTTCCGCTTGGCAGCATGTCGTATAGCCAATAAATATCGGAGTGCTTGACCATTTGATCTTTGCCGCCATGAAACAGAAATACCGGGTTCTTGTAATTCAATTCGGCGAAGTTCGGGAATGGATCAGGCCCCTCCCCATGAATACAGTCCATTCGCACATTGAAGTAGTCTGGCATGGACATCTGGCCTCTATCAAATGCTGGACTGACCGCTACAGATTTGGAGATTCGATCATCGCAGCTTCCGTATACCACCCATGAGGCACCAAAGCTCGTTCCAAATAAGAACAGCGGCAGGCTGGGAAAAGCTGAAGCGGCATATTCGATAAGTCTGTCGACAAATTGGCGCCAGTTCGTCTCTGTCGCCTTGATGTCATGGAAAATATAGCTGTCGCCTTGCCCAGGTCCGTCAAAGCTCACGACGGCGAAATTCGCCTCTAAGAAATCTTGTTCGTACAGAAACAGTTCCTCTTTGGACGAATCAATCGGATTGATGATGACAATGCACCCAACGGGATGCTTGGGTATCCGAATTCGTCCAACACAAATCCCGTCGTCAAGATGAATTTCGTCGTACCTGGTTTCAATTGGAGAAGTATCGTCGGCGCTGCGAAACGCTTCTTTCACCAACTGGTAGAGGCGACGTTTGTCCGGGCAATTTTCAGGAAAAATCCATTGTGCCAGATTATAGTAAAGCGCTGCTAAGCGAAACGTATGTTCTGCCTCATGAAACGACTTTTGTCGCCTTAGGTTTTGAGCTTCGACGGCAGTTTGATAGGCTATAGCTTCCCAGTTATCGGTCCACGACTCGAGTGTGGTCAGCCGTTCACGGACGCTCGAGAGTATCTCCGGGTTCATCCCGTGGACCAGCCAACGCGCCCAAAATCCATCGATGAGTGCCGCTGTTCGAATCGATTTACGTATGGCGATATCGATGTGTTCATGCATGATTTCGTTCACCATCGGCTTTCTTGTTGAAGACAAGGATGATGGTTGAGCCGGTTGACGTCGTAGATAATAAGACTTGCGCACTCATTTTCATCATCAGCGTAAATCCCTGTCCTAATGATTTTTTGGTAGAATAACCGGCGAGCAAAGTCGTTTTGGGAAGGTCTCTCAAATTGAATCCGGGTCCCGTATCTTTGATGATGGCGTGAATCGACTCGCCGTTTTCCACGAGCGTAATGGTTCCGTACTCGGCGTGCTTCAGGATGTTGGTCACCGCTTCACTAATCGCCAATAAGTACCCCATCACGGATGATTTGTCGTGCTGTAAATCTAGGAACATTTGTTGAGCGGCCTGCCGACACGTCGTAATGTCCGCTCGTTCCCGAATTTCCATCTCGAGCAGTGTGCGGCCCTCTATATACGCATTCACTTCATGTTCAGCGATGAGCAGAAACTTTTTTTGCGTTGCTGCAAACATCACATCGCGATAAATCTGCCACACATCTGGATTCCATTCGTCTATCACGTTTTGAGCGGAAGCCCGGTGCTCTTTTTCCACGTGAGACGGAGCGATTCGTTTCGCGAGACCTGAATCCTCTTCGCAAAACTCCTGTTGGACCTTTCTTAGGCACGCCTCCAGTTGTGCGTTGAGGCTTGTGCCTTGATGACCGGTCAAAGCGTGTTCTGCGCCCGGGCCCAATTGAACGAGGCGCTCTGCACATCCGAGAATGTTATCAAAGTCACTTTCGCTCTTTTGAGACGGTTGATACGTAAACGCTCGATAAAACAAAAGGTCTGTATCCTCTACCTCAAGCGTGAGGAGTTGTCCGATTCTTCGTGCGGCCCATCCAACAAGCGCCTTTTGCTGTGCATCGCGTTTGTCCAGATATGTTGGCAGTGGAGGAAACATCCGCTCTGCTTGACTATCCTTTAGCGAAGGACGAATCATTTTTCCGAGAAAATGCTTCACTGCAGTCAGTTCCCTTCTATAAGATGCCGAATGGAGGCATGATGGTCACTTCATCCACAAACGCGCCTTCTTGCTCAGAAAGCAAGTAGATAATATGCCTGGCAAGCGTGGACAAGGGAATCATGGACGCCATGTCAGGTTTGTCTTGAAGAGAATCCCAAAATGAACTGTTCACTGCGCCCGGTAAAACGGATGTCACTTGCACGCCACTTCTCCGCAGTTCCACCTGTAAGACGCGGGATAACCCGATTACGCCAAATTTGGAAGCAGAGTAGCCACCGCCGCCAGGAAGCGCGACTGTTCCCGCAATCGATGAAATGTTGACAATGTGTCCGCTTCGTTGTTGAACCATCTGTTGCGCGAAGTATTTGGCGCACAAGAACGTCCCTTTGACATTGACGGACAACATCTGCTCGAACGCATCCGTAGAAAGTTCGAGTACAGGCGCAAACGTACCGACGCCCGCACTGTTGACCAAGCCGTCCACACGGCCAAATTGCTCGACACATGCGTCGCGGAACTGCAGAACGGACTGTTCATCCGTCACGTCCAGATACATGGGGAGTGCATGTCCACCAGATTGTTCGACGAGCGTGGCAATTTCGTCTAGTTCATCTTCTGTGCGGGCGCCTAACGCGACGTTTGCGCCTAAAGTGCCAAGCCATTTTGCTGTCTCACGACCAATGCCACGGCTTGCGCCGGTGATGGCAATGGTCCTTCCTTCAAATGAATCAAAGTGAATCATTTGCTCACTCCCTGACCGTCCCCGTAATACTCGAAGTAGTTTTTCTCAGTTTCCCAAAGCCCAACTTTATACAGGTTTGGAACGTGGTCGCATAACATGTCCCAGATAACCGTTGCAACGACTTCGGATGTAGGGTTAAGCGTCTTAAATTGCTCTGTATCCAGATTCAGATGTTTGTGATCAAACTGCTGTAACACAATGCGGGAAACGGTCTCATCTAGCTCGGCGAGTCCAATCACCATACCGGTGACGGGGTCGATTGGTCCGCGCACGGTGACCTCCAGTTTGTAGTTGTGTCCGTGGCCATGTGGGTTGTTACATTTCCCAAAGAGTTTTACGTTTTCCTCGTCCGTTAACTGGTCGCTGTGCAGACGGTGCGCGGCACTAAAGTGGTATTTTCTCGTCAGTTGCACCATGGGCCCGAACTCCTTTTCTGAATATAGGAAGTCATTCTCGTGCAATCGGAGATGATGCAGTTCACAGTCCGAAAATTTATCTTGTAATGAATCCCAGATGAAATTTACGATGTTTTCTGTGGTCGGTAAGTTCTCGTGGAAATATGGATGTTCATGATTCAAAAACTTCCCGTCGATTTCTGCGTGTAAGAAGTCTTGGACAACCTTATCCACGTCCACGATATTGACCACAATCCCGGTCTTCTCATCGATGTCACCGCGCACCATCACTTCTAATGTGTAGTCGTGGCCGTGACCGTTTGGGTTGCTGCACGGCCCAAATGCGCGCTGATTTTCTTCTTCGCTCCAATTGTCAATCCGGTAAAAATGGGCTGCCGAAAAGGTTACCTTCCGGGACATATACATCATTGCTATCTCCGCCTTTGGTTATTGCCTTGATAGAGCTTGTTCGAACTCCTGAACCAGGGAAGCATGTTCGGAAAACGCGCCGAGTTTGACTGTTGTTACAGTCGAAGTACCGGGCTTTTTTACGCCTCTGGCACACATACACAGATGTATCCCATCCAATGTCACGATGACACCTTTTGGCTCTAGTACATTCATCACGGCATCTGCGATTTGCTGTGTCATTCTCTCTTGTACTTGTGGCCTTTTCGACACGAGTTCAACCAACCGCGCAAATTTGCTGAGTCCCACCACGCGTCCACTGGGTAAATAAGCTATGTGCGCTTTCCCGTAAAATGGGATGAGGTGGTGTTCGCAAAAGGTGTAGTAATCAATGTCCTTGACGATGACCATTCCTTCATAGTCCTCCGCAAAGGTCGTCGTCAGTGCGGTCTCTGGGGCGATGCCCACACCCGCGAATACTTCTTCATACATTTTGGCGACGCGATTTGGGGTGTCTAAGAGTCCCTCACGGTTCGGATTTTCGCCAATGAGTTGTAGAAGCGAGCGAATGTGGTCCGTGATGAGCTGGTGTTTGTCCATGGTGATTGACAAGGTCAGTCACTCCTTTTCTCTGTAGCCTTTTTGTAAAATGAAACGCTCTGCAAGATTAGCTAAGGATGTCGCTCAACCCGATAATGGAGAAGACTTCCTTCACCTCTTCGCTCACACCGACAAATTTTTTATCGATTCGCCGCTCAGCCAAGAACTGAGTGAAGTTCACAATGGAGCCAATGCCGGTTGAATCGATGAATTCAATCTCTTCAAAGTCGATTTCTGCTACATCGATGGCCTCAAAGTTCACTTTCGCGATCTCGTCTTCGAGGATGTCCACGCCATTGATATCTAGTGAACCGGACAAGGACAAAGTGACGGTTGGTGGTGCGAGTTTCGTCTTTACATCAAGCATACAGATCACTCCTTAACTCAATTTGAGATTTCCTTCGGAATCGATATGGGCTCGGACGGATATCTCCATCGTGTGGGTTCGTTTGGATAGGTTTGATATGCGTATCAGGGTGTCCATCCCGACAATCTCTGCGGTGATGTAGCCGTCTTTACGCGATACGGCGACGATGGTTTGCGCGCCACTGTTCGATCCGATTTCGTTGACCTCAATGAATTCACCGGCTTCAACTCGACCGCCGCGCAAAATGCCATCGACCCGCATGCCGCCTCTGCAAAGAACGTCTGAGCCGTAACAGAATCGCTCAACCGCGACATTCCATCCGGACTTAATCACGCAATTGGTCAAACTTTGGGCCTTAATATTCATTCGTTTATTTGAATCGAATTCAATCGACGAAATGACGGACATCATGAAGTCCGAAAGAGATTCGAGTTGCGCTAGGTTGGTGACCAGTGGGTGAAAATAGAGAAACGCCTTCTCCATAAAGTCGACAATCTGCTCTAAGTCAGGGTCTACATTTTGTTTTTCTTGTTTGATGGACTCACTGATTTGTCGAATTCGAGCTGGGAGGTCTTTGAATTTCACCTCGAGTAATAGTTTGAGCAAGGGCTGCAGACCATGTCTTCGGAGATCGACTTTACTGAATGACCGGTTCATTTCCAGTTGTTTGATGGCCGCAATTAAATCGATTAAATCTTCATGAATAGATCTGAAGGTTGGCAGGATGGTATCCCACAGGAAATTGGTTCGACCACAGATGATGTTGGCACCGACAGCAGCCCCATGAATGAACACATCTCCACCAGTTATCACGACACAATGTGCGACTGTACCGGTCACATGCAAGTTTCCGCCACACTCGACGGTGACGCCTTCTTCTATGTTGCCTAAGATATAGACATCCCCATGAAACCGGATATTGCCGGTTTTCATGTTGACGTCTCCGCGGTGCACATATTGTGGCAATACGCTGAAGTTGAGCACCCCAGAGCGCTTTTGAACCACAATACGTCCAGATTCGATCGCGACGATGCGGTTGCCACCCTCGTATAACGCGGTTCCGCGCTGCGCGACGAGCGTCAGTTCCTTTGGCGGCTCAGGAAACACTTCTTGGTTGAACACATTGGTTCCGGGTACACCTGCTGTGGCTGGGATAACGCGGCCAATGACTTCTCCAGCTTTGACAGTGGGCAGACTGAACTGCTCTCGCCAGTCAATTTTGTCCGAAATCGATAAAACGTCTTTGTGTTGCTTCCGCGCCAACCAGGTGGGCTCAAACTCGGCATCCTTGCCAGGCATCGGCTTGATGCCTTGGGCCACGACACAGGTCACCGGCTCCTGTGCGCTACACGCGCGCTTGATTTCGTTGAGGTCAATGCCGAATTTGACGCCGAGTTTCTTTAAATCTTGAAGGACTTGTAGTTCGGTAATGCCGTTTACTATCTGCTTGACTTCTTGAACTTCGAGGATTAATTCTCGGCGAGGTGGACAGTCTTTTAACTGTCTCATCACCCGGTAGCCGGGAACCACATCTAAATATACGTGCATCCTATCTTCAGACACCGTTAATTTCATTTGTGGCTCAACGGTCTCATGTTGAAGTTCGACGTCAATCACATCTTCTTCGCTGACGACGGTCGTGGTGTCGACAACCTGACCGTTGAGGCGCACAAGGACGCCCCGAGCCGGCTTGATGCGCGCATAGTGATACGTTCCGTTCTTGCAAAACACGCGGTTATTGGAAACCCAGACCGTCCCTTCGGTGATGGTTTCTTCGAAAGTGGATATGTCCTTGATGTGCTCAGGTTCGACCCAATGGACGAGTTCTGTGGCTGAAGGTGCCGCTGCAGGAACCGCACTCGGTTGCGCGTCGAAGCGCTCGATAGATGGAGTTTTCCTCCTCGCTTCAATGACTGCCGAGCGAATGATAAAGACTCGATTGCGACGACCTGTTCGAACGACCTCATACTCGATTTCGTCCTCTGGCACCTGGTAGTGATTTGCCGCCTTCTGAATTGCTTCTTGAATGGTTTTACCTCTCGTCACTATCGTATCTTTCATCTTGACCCCCTCCCTTCTCGCGTCGAACCGCGACGAGTGTCACGTCATCCCGTCTGATTTCTTGCGCAAATTCCCTCACATCGCCGGCAATATGGTGGATGATCTCGTGAACGTTGTGATGTTGATGTGCGACAGCGGACTCACCGAGCCGCTCGTAGCCGTACTGTACTTTGTCGGCGTTCATGGCCTCCAAAATCCCATCGGTGCACAGGATGAGTAAGTCACCTAGTTCGAATGGGGTGGAAAAGTCCTTGTATTCTCTATCTTTTAATAAGCCGACGACGGTTCCCTTGACCTCCAGTTTCTCCGCCTGTCCGCTGTGTTTCCTGACGATAATCGGACTCGGATGCCCAGCAGAGGTATATGTAAATTGACCCGAGTGGACATTGAATTGCCCACAAAACAGGGTTGAAAAGGCGCGTAGGCGCGTCATATCGCCCAATAGAAAGTTGTTCAAGTTACGTACGAGTTCGCTCGGCGTCTGGTTGTAATTTGTCAATACGCGAACGGTGGCGCGGACCATGACCATGAGCAGTGATGCAGGAATGCCTTTGCCCATGACATCGCCAACAAATATCCAGTAGCGGCCGTTGGCGGGATCGTAAATAAAATCGTAGTAATCTCCGCTGAGTCGATACGCCGGCAAGGAGATGCCTGCACACGATAGAGACGGACATGGTGGAATCTCATCGTCCAGGAGCATTTTTTGAATAAACTCGGCCGCCCGTAGCTCGTCCCCTGAGTCGTCCACGGTATTTAGGTACTTTCGGAATTGATGCAGCAGCTCGTTCGTCTTCATACGTTTTCCTTCATGAATTCACAGATGATGTCCATAACGCCCATCTCCTCCAGAACTTGCTCGATTGGCGTCGGGATGGAAACGATAGTTATTTGACCACCCGCATCTCGAATCTCCATAATGGCGCGCAGAATCAGGCCGATGCCTGTAGAATCAATGAAACTGATTCCACTCCAGTCGAGAACGACGTTGTCCAATCTATGCTTGTCCATTAGGGAGAGCACCTGCTCTACTGTGGAAAAATCGACTTCGCCCACGACTGCTAGGACAGTTGAACTGAAAGCTTTGTCCACTCGAACTGAGATATCCATTCTTTATCCCCCCGACGATTTCCAGAGCAACAAGGGTGCTAAACCTGTTGAATTCAAAAAAAGAGCAATCCTAAACGGGTAGGATTGCTCAACAAGATTCTAAGTTGTTAGCAACCCGGCGATCATAGGCAGACGCCCTTAGACCCGTAGCTTTGCGTCTCAGCGTTTCCACTGATTTGCCAAATATAAGGTTTGGAGAGTTCGCCAAACCATACCGTTGTAACCGAGTAAAACGTATCTGTACTGTATCAGGTTTGGGTTAGAGTCTCAAGTAGTGGTGTAAATTCAGTGGTTAGATCTTGACGAAAAAGCCATCGAGTGCAATCTACTAAAAGTGACGAGCAATCAGTAGAGGAGGCACATCGATGGCTTATACGGATAAGATCGCACTTTTGGAGTTGATTCGCAAGATCGGATTAGAAGATGGTGATGTGGACTTTTTGAAGGAGGGTCTGAGAGTCCTTACGCAGGCAGTGATGGATGCTGAGGTCAGCTCGCTTATCGGTGCTGAACGCTACGAGCGTACTAACAAGCGCAGTAATAGTCGAAATGGACACCGTGATAGAGAGTGGGACACTCGTGTTGGAACGATTGATCTACAGATTCCTAAGCTTCGTAGAGGGAGTTACTTCCCCAGTATTCTGGAACCCAGGAGAAAAGCTGGAAAGGCGCTTTTATCGGTTGTTCAAGAGGCCTATGTGCATGGTGTGAGTACCCGCAAGGTGGATGAGTTGGTTGAATCCATGGGGATTCAGGGAATCAGCAAGAGTGAAGTATCTCGCATCTTAAGGAGCTAGATGACGTTGTGCAGGACTTCAAGAACCGTCCGCTTGAAGGAACGTATCCATATTTGTGGTTGGATGCGACGTTTCCCAAGGTCCGTGAGGGCGGACGTGTCCAGAGTATGGCGTTTGTGATTGCCATTGGGGTGAGAGCCACCGGTGAGAGAGAGGTATTGGGATTTGACATTGGTACCAGTGAGGACGGCTCGTTCTGGCTGACTTTCATCCGTAGTCTTGTTGCACGTGGTCTGCGCGAGGCGTTCAGTTGGCGATAAGCGATGCCCATGAAGGACTACGTAGTGCCATTGCATCTGCTTTAACAGGAGCTACCTGGCAGAGATGCCGAGTTCACACCATGCGTAACATCTTGAGTCAGGTACCCAGGACGTCACAGGCGATGGTCTCGTCCATTGTCCGGACAATATTCGCTCAACCAACGCAGGAGGCAGCTAAACAACAACTTGCTGTTGTCGTAGAACAGCTCCAGGGAAAGTTTCCGAAGGCGATGGATGTCCTAGAACGTGCAGAGGAAGACGTACTTGCCTACATGGCATTTCCAAAGGAGCACTGGAAGCAAATCTGCTCCACAAACCCGCTGGAACGTTTAACCCGTGAACTGCGGCGACGCTTTGACGTGGTTGGCATCTTTCCAAATCGGGATTCCGTGATACGACTTGGTGGAGCCATTCTCCAGGAGCAAAACGATGAGTGGATCGTTGCACGGCGATACTTTAGCAGAGAGTCGATGGCGAGACTGACGGGAACTCAGGAACAAGAGTTACTGGCACCGACCTCTGTTTTACATAAATGACCCAAGTCACAGAGTGATTGCACTCAAACAATTTACACCACTTGATGGGACGCTACCCAGGTTTGGAATTGATTAACTGAGGCAAATAGACACAACCGTGTTCTTTCAAATCAAAGTCACACAGGTTCCCGAGACGGCATTTGGGAATCGTGGTGGCGATTTGCCACTTTACCATTCGGCATGGAACGCAGTAGCATTTTTAAGTCCACCTGGCATTCGGGGAGGATTTTGGTTGATTGGAATCTTTTGTTCAAGATAGAAGGGGGTGAGGGCGTGTTTGGCGGTCGCTTTTGGAGCCGGTTTAAGAGATTTGCGCCGACGCATGGTGCTGGGAACTATCGGTATCAGCGGTTGTCGAATGATATCGTGAAGGGGCTTAAAAACAACGAGTTTGTCCTTTACTATCAACCTCGAATCGATACGATGACCGGGCAGATGATTGGTGCTGAAGCGCTCCTTCGCTGGCAGCACAAAATTTTTGGTGCCATCTCCCCAGTTCAATTTATCCGCATCGCTGAAGATACGAATTTCATGATTCCTCTGGGTAACTGGGTGCTTGAAACGGTGTGCCGTCAGCTTCGTCAATGGCGTGATGCCGGTCTTCCACAAATACGAATATCGGTTAATGTTTCGGTGAAACAACTGCTCG
Above is a genomic segment from Alicyclobacillus acidoterrestris containing:
- a CDS encoding methyl-accepting chemotaxis protein, which codes for MVKVANSLRQQFLRNTLSLLLIIGLISGFVQIYFMNKHVNVEIQDQANLVTQGIRMQISETDLASSGIEHQIDLRMSTYSKYIATLLAGKDVTQVSQTELKDICQQLGLSGITLFAKQANDIVGVQSTDAAEIGFSFQKVGYLKLGEALLNGADVAMPGATYSAPNLVVLPIAQSQSHTGTPAFFKYAYYHPPGTNYIIDPYIQADEVNQFTKSVGANSWINEMEKTNPNIDEMAVLNPKVFANPTLATKIYPPLKQVIFGKYTYRNQRDTDSLKEMVSKPEKVSYVEREDGHRVYKMFVPINDGDVLYVALNYDRMSQPIYRLSMVLIVFGLIGLIALFFTTARFFNRIYENISKIKSQIKLLETRDFTARSKVSDRGELNELSASTNHMAETLQTVLRDTDEQVEQTQRLSVLLESEASKTMEKIYTMSMKETADGRAAAEGFMDFLDRVESKLQSIPDTSETSVLMDEITRIRNLVKKRTEATTDMTLTLADLLTSLHEEAVKLSDIAARLQGNLSGFKL
- a CDS encoding alpha/beta hydrolase, translating into MHEHIDIAIRKSIRTAALIDGFWARWLVHGMNPEILSSVRERLTTLESWTDNWEAIAYQTAVEAQNLRRQKSFHEAEHTFRLAALYYNLAQWIFPENCPDKRRLYQLVKEAFRSADDTSPIETRYDEIHLDDGICVGRIRIPKHPVGCIVIINPIDSSKEELFLYEQDFLEANFAVVSFDGPGQGDSYIFHDIKATETNWRQFVDRLIEYAASAFPSLPLFLFGTSFGASWVVYGSCDDRISKSVAVSPAFDRGQMSMPDYFNVRMDCIHGEGPDPFPNFAELNYKNPVFLFHGGKDQMVKHSDIYWLYDMLPSGKQMIEYPDEMHCCNYKLGEIRKLAIQWYNAKD
- a CDS encoding ATP-binding protein; this translates as MKHFLGKMIRPSLKDSQAERMFPPLPTYLDKRDAQQKALVGWAARRIGQLLTLEVEDTDLLFYRAFTYQPSQKSESDFDNILGCAERLVQLGPGAEHALTGHQGTSLNAQLEACLRKVQQEFCEEDSGLAKRIAPSHVEKEHRASAQNVIDEWNPDVWQIYRDVMFAATQKKFLLIAEHEVNAYIEGRTLLEMEIRERADITTCRQAAQQMFLDLQHDKSSVMGYLLAISEAVTNILKHAEYGTITLVENGESIHAIIKDTGPGFNLRDLPKTTLLAGYSTKKSLGQGFTLMMKMSAQVLLSTTSTGSTIILVFNKKADGERNHA
- a CDS encoding SDR family oxidoreductase; translated protein: MIHFDSFEGRTIAITGASRGIGRETAKWLGTLGANVALGARTEDELDEIATLVEQSGGHALPMYLDVTDEQSVLQFRDACVEQFGRVDGLVNSAGVGTFAPVLELSTDAFEQMLSVNVKGTFLCAKYFAQQMVQQRSGHIVNISSIAGTVALPGGGGYSASKFGVIGLSRVLQVELRRSGVQVTSVLPGAVNSSFWDSLQDKPDMASMIPLSTLARHIIYLLSEQEGAFVDEVTIMPPFGIL
- a CDS encoding 6-carboxytetrahydropterin synthase — encoded protein: MMYMSRKVTFSAAHFYRIDNWSEEENQRAFGPCSNPNGHGHDYTLEVMVRGDIDEKTGIVVNIVDVDKVVQDFLHAEIDGKFLNHEHPYFHENLPTTENIVNFIWDSLQDKFSDCELHHLRLHENDFLYSEKEFGPMVQLTRKYHFSAAHRLHSDQLTDEENVKLFGKCNNPHGHGHNYKLEVTVRGPIDPVTGMVIGLAELDETVSRIVLQQFDHKHLNLDTEQFKTLNPTSEVVATVIWDMLCDHVPNLYKVGLWETEKNYFEYYGDGQGVSK
- the folE gene encoding GTP cyclohydrolase I FolE; this encodes MDKHQLITDHIRSLLQLIGENPNREGLLDTPNRVAKMYEEVFAGVGIAPETALTTTFAEDYEGMVIVKDIDYYTFCEHHLIPFYGKAHIAYLPSGRVVGLSKFARLVELVSKRPQVQERMTQQIADAVMNVLEPKGVIVTLDGIHLCMCARGVKKPGTSTVTTVKLGAFSEHASLVQEFEQALSRQ
- a CDS encoding STAS domain-containing protein, with the protein product MLDVKTKLAPPTVTLSLSGSLDINGVDILEDEIAKVNFEAIDVAEIDFEEIEFIDSTGIGSIVNFTQFLAERRIDKKFVGVSEEVKEVFSIIGLSDILS
- a CDS encoding flagellar assembly protein A — its product is MKDTIVTRGKTIQEAIQKAANHYQVPEDEIEYEVVRTGRRNRVFIIRSAVIEARRKTPSIERFDAQPSAVPAAAPSATELVHWVEPEHIKDISTFEETITEGTVWVSNNRVFCKNGTYHYARIKPARGVLVRLNGQVVDTTTVVSEEDVIDVELQHETVEPQMKLTVSEDRMHVYLDVVPGYRVMRQLKDCPPRRELILEVQEVKQIVNGITELQVLQDLKKLGVKFGIDLNEIKRACSAQEPVTCVVAQGIKPMPGKDAEFEPTWLARKQHKDVLSISDKIDWREQFSLPTVKAGEVIGRVIPATAGVPGTNVFNQEVFPEPPKELTLVAQRGTALYEGGNRIVAIESGRIVVQKRSGVLNFSVLPQYVHRGDVNMKTGNIRFHGDVYILGNIEEGVTVECGGNLHVTGTVAHCVVITGGDVFIHGAAVGANIICGRTNFLWDTILPTFRSIHEDLIDLIAAIKQLEMNRSFSKVDLRRHGLQPLLKLLLEVKFKDLPARIRQISESIKQEKQNVDPDLEQIVDFMEKAFLYFHPLVTNLAQLESLSDFMMSVISSIEFDSNKRMNIKAQSLTNCVIKSGWNVAVERFCYGSDVLCRGGMRVDGILRGGRVEAGEFIEVNEIGSNSGAQTIVAVSRKDGYITAEIVGMDTLIRISNLSKRTHTMEISVRAHIDSEGNLKLS
- a CDS encoding PP2C family protein-serine/threonine phosphatase; this translates as MKTNELLHQFRKYLNTVDDSGDELRAAEFIQKMLLDDEIPPCPSLSCAGISLPAYRLSGDYYDFIYDPANGRYWIFVGDVMGKGIPASLLMVMVRATVRVLTNYNQTPSELVRNLNNFLLGDMTRLRAFSTLFCGQFNVHSGQFTYTSAGHPSPIIVRKHSGQAEKLEVKGTVVGLLKDREYKDFSTPFELGDLLILCTDGILEAMNADKVQYGYERLGESAVAHQHHNVHEIIHHIAGDVREFAQEIRRDDVTLVAVRREKGGGQDERYDSDER
- a CDS encoding STAS domain-containing protein, translated to MDISVRVDKAFSSTVLAVVGEVDFSTVEQVLSLMDKHRLDNVVLDWSGISFIDSTGIGLILRAIMEIRDAGGQITIVSIPTPIEQVLEEMGVMDIICEFMKENV